Proteins from one Cicer arietinum cultivar CDC Frontier isolate Library 1 chromosome 3, Cicar.CDCFrontier_v2.0, whole genome shotgun sequence genomic window:
- the LOC101501030 gene encoding kinetochore protein SPC24 homolog, with protein MAESSRNFDVNQLISFGNDLVKVFQDPNDRDLNDLSQCLQHSHSISSNCNSDLDEARSLFQDYQNKIDSHKQKIEEARSETAADAELELLQRELDEELEKERMLKEEFRAISNEFNDLEQQRISVKEQKNNLLKIEQEKTRTRMLLSMYASVTNIVPNMDDQSKISGYIVEKEKNAVEKFEYDTSQMTSLDICNGIWKTISD; from the exons ATGGCGGAATCTTCTAGAAACTTCGACGTGAATCAGCTGATTTCCTTCGGTAACGATCTCGTAAAGGTTTTCCAAGACCCTAATGATCGTGACCTCAACGACCTTTCCCAATGTCTGCAACACTCACACTCCATTTCTTCCAATTGCAACTCTGACCTCGATGAAGCTCGCTCCTTGTTTCAAG ATTATCAGAACAAAATAGATTCCCACAAACAGAAAATAGAGGAAGCTAGATCTGAGACTGCTGCTGATGCAGAACTGGAGCTTCTGCAGAGAGAACTGGATGAAGAACTTGAAAAAGAACGCATGTTAAAAGAGGAATTTAG AGCGATTAGCAATGAGTTTAATGATCTAGAACAACAGCGGATTTCTGTCAAAGAgcaaaaaaacaatttattgaaAATTGAGCAAGAAAAGACGAGGACACG GATGCTACTTTCAATGTATGCTTCTGTTACAAATATTGTGCCAAACATGGATGATCAGTCAAAAATTTCAGGCT ATATtgttgaaaaggaaaaaaatgcgGTGGAGAAATTCGAATATGACACATCACAAATGACTAGCCTTGATATATGCAATGGCATCTGGAAAACAATAAGTGATTGA
- the LOC101489378 gene encoding uncharacterized protein codes for MEQNSIWKNLPVDVLEEIMKRLPLREYLELRSICFPWWISVCNVIAKEHCPPLPELPLVLLRNEDLMLFSLSTESVHRLKTTLLKRAHICHGSVEGWLIVSDNTVKGSATFFFLNAVTKDRIMIPSKLYFPSKSLVQGHRYMAKMVASSKPVRDCYLAGILNDFCQIAIYKLFEKSWTIIEPDKDSRIYFKDLEIIGTKLYVRTDTISHSILVYDLKDSTNGPPKAEMLTKLPKLRQLVSSSIGNHCIDVDHTLCFLAKDEASRELYLIYMMCNMEYTVEYNTVSAFVKPPEYTTIKVFKLEMNKEPIGWQNVRMDDRVAFVSSYKCMVMSRDKLNYNKELIRGNSIYIALNFPCPKSPWSGFQLGVFCLTNRSMKYFPFDTSNHCRVPRSLWFVPSL; via the coding sequence ATGGAGCAAAATAGCATATGGAAAAATCTACCAGTTGATGTATTGGAAGAGATTATGAAGCGTTTGCCCCTTAGAGAATATCTTGAATTGAGATCCATATGCTTTCCTTGGTGGATATCAGTCTGTAATGTCATTGCAAAAGAGCATTGCCCCCCTTTACCAGAACTGCCGCTAGTTTTACTACGAAATGAAGATTTAATGCTTTTCAGCTTGAGTACAGAAAGTGTACATCGCCTTAAAACAACACTGCTGAAGCGCGCTCATATATGTCATGGCTCAGTTGAAGGATGGTTGATTGTGAGTGACAATACTGTAAAAGGTTCTGccacattttttttcttgaatgcAGTAACTAAAGATAGAATCATGATACCATCAAAGTTGTACTTTCCATCCAAATCTCTCGTCCAAGGTCATAGATATATGGCAAAAATGGTAGCCTCTTCCAAACCAGTTCGAGATTGTTATTTAGCTGGTATTCTGAATGATTTTTGTCAGATTGCAATTTATAAACTCTTTGAAAAATCATGGACTATAATTGAGCCAGATAAGGATTCGAGGATTTATTTTAAGGATTTGGAAATCATTGGTACGAAATTGTATGTAAGAACCGACACAATCTCACATTCCATATTGGTTTATGATCTCAAAGACTCCACTAATGGACCTCCGAAGGCTGAAATGTTGACTAAGCTTCCAAAATTAAGGCAACTAGTATCAAGTAGTATTGGTAACCATTGTATCGATGTCGATCATACTTTATGTTTTCTAGCCAAAGATGAGGCGTCAAGAGAGTTATACTTGATTTACATGATGTGTAACATGGAGTACACAGTTGAATACAACACTGTCTCAGCATTTGTAAAGCCACCTGAGTATACCACGATTAAAGTGTTCAAACTGGAGATGAACAAGGAGCCTATTGGGTGGCAGAATGTGAGGATGGATGATAGAGTGGCTTTTGTTAGTAGTTACAAGTGCATGGTAATGTCGAGGGATAAACTTAACTACAATAAAGAGTTAATTAGAGGGAATAGCATATATATTGCGCTTAATTTCCCATGTCCTAAGAGTCCATGGTCAGGTTTCCAGTTGGGGGTGTTCTGTTTGACTAATAGAAGCATGAAATACTTTCCTTTCGATACATCAAATCACTGTCGAGTTCCTCGTTCTTTATGGTTTGTACCAAGTTTGTGA
- the LOC101501348 gene encoding uncharacterized protein — translation MWKYLPNEILEEIMKRLPLREYLAMRAICFPWWISVSNAIAKDYCRPLPELPLIVLQNEDSMFYSLSTESLHRPKRQLLDHDQFCFGSVEGWLIVCDYTLKAFVKFFFLNPVTNVRIMIPSKLYIPFRYRVRGDLYVEKMVASFEPSSKFYLAALLTDHCHFAIFKPLHKSWTIIKPDRDPRTVIVDMEIIGSKLYVAIEKTPQSIVLVYDLNDTSNGPPKAEELLVTLPLFTSTGLSILPNSTCFVVRYLGKDEASKELYLISMTYSGEPHEIIRMEVFKLDMNKEPIAWQYVRLDDRVAFVSSCKSVVISRDELNYNKELISGNSIYFGFTFFCHLNPWLGLKLGKFCLTDSSIKYFPVKPSKDCGAPFPIWFVPSLW, via the coding sequence ATGTGGAAATATCTACCGAATGAGATTTTGGAAGAGATTATGAAGCGTTTGCCCCTTAGAGAGTATCTTGCAATGAGAGCAATATGCTTTCCTTGGTGGATATCAGTTTCTAATGCCATTGCAAAAGATTATTGCCGCCCTTTACCGGAACTGCCTCTAATTgtactacaaaatgaagattcAATGTTTTACAGCTTGAGTACAGAAAGTTTACATCGCCCCAAAAGGCAACTGTTAGACCACGATCAGTTTTGTTTTGGCTCAGTTGAAGGATGGTTGATTGTGTGTGACTATACTCTAAAAGCTTTTGTGAAATTTTTCTTCTTGAATCCAGTGACTAATGTTAGAATCATGATACCATCAAAATTGTACATTCCATTCAGGTATCGTGTCCGAGGTGACTTATATGTGGAAAAAATGGTGGCCTCTTTCGAACCaagttcaaaattttatttagctGCTCTTTTGACTGATCATTGTCATTTTGCAATTTTTAAACCCTTACACAAATCATGGACTATAATTAAGCCAGATAGGGATCCGAGGACTGTTATTGTGGACATGGAAATTATTGGCAGTAAATTGTACGTAGCAATTGAAAAGACCCCACAATCCATAGTATTGGTTTATGATCTCAATGACACCTCTAATGGACCTCCAAAGGCTGAAGAGTTGTTGGTTACACTTCCACTATTCACGTCAACAGGATTAAGTATACTCCCTAACAGTACCTGTTTCGTTGTACGTTATCTAGGCAAAGATGAAGCGTCTAAAGAGTTATACTTGATTTCCATGACATATAGCGGGGAGCCACATGAGATTATCAGAATGGAAGTATTCAAGCTGGACATGAACAAGGAGCCTATTGCGTGGCAATATGTGAGGTTGGATGATAGAGTAGCTTTTGTTAGTAGTTGCAAGAGCGTGGTAATCTCAAGGGATGAGCTTAATTACAATAAAGAGTTAATTAGTGGGAATAGCATCTATTTTGGTTTTACTTTTTTCTGTCATTTGAATCCATGGTTAGGTTTGAAGTTGGGGAAGTTTTGTTTGACTGATAGCAGCATCAAATACTTTCCTGTGAAGCCATCAAAGGATTGTGGTGCTCCTTTTCCTATCTGGTTTGTACCAAGTTTATGGTAA
- the LOC101501670 gene encoding uncharacterized protein yields the protein MVLIYLVRGNKDSHSTMEDGLTEVQSLLPHLNHHSSEDGSKREDIEENEEGFVSTEKIENDIKEKDLGIDEAKEVNDGGEGGGVINNLISTFMTPLSPRTGKPNFQHESGNEVFEKDEEVDHNNGKEKGLISNLVSNFFHRSEKENEDEEIIVDEKIKRLKTEHEDNSGGGGFIHDIVSHLHSPLSDDAAPTADEATILINSLVRD from the exons ATGGTGCTTATCTATTTAGTTAGAGGCAACAAAGATTCACATAGTACTATGGAAGACGGTTTAACAGAAGTTCAGAGCTTACTTCCTCATCTGAATCATCACAGTTCAGAAGATGGATCCAAAAGAGAAGatattgaagaaaatgaagaagggTTTGTCTCAacagaaaaaattgaaaatgatatCAAAGAAAAAGATCTTGGAATAGATGAAGCTAAAGAAGTTAATGATGGTGGTGAAGGTGGAGGTGTTATTAACAACTTGATTTCCACCTTTATGACTCCTTTGAGTCCAAGAACAGGGAAACCTAACTTTCAACATGAAAGTGGGAACGAGGTGTTTGAGAAAGATGAAGAGGTTGATCACAATAATGGTAAAGAGAAAGGACTAATCAGCAATTTGGTTTCTAATTTCTTTCATAGAAGTGAGAAGgaaaatgaagatgaagaaatcaTAGTTGATGAAAAGATTAAAAGATTGAAGACAGAGCATGAGGATAATAGTGGCGGTGGAGGATTTATTCATGACATCGTTTCTCATTTACATTCTCCACTCTCAG ATGATGCGGCTCCTACAGCAGATGAGGCCACTATTTTGATTAACTCTCTTGTTCGTGATTAA